Genomic DNA from Shouchella patagoniensis:
CCTTGCGGTAAGTATCTTTTTAACGATTGGCTTGTGGTTACCAGCTCCTTATCGAATTGAAACAACTGTTCTTTTTGCTTGCGTGATAGGAGCATCGCTTGTGTTCAGTCTCTCATGCTACGGATTGTCTTGCCATGCTAAGAAAAAACTTGAAAAACAATCATAACGTTTAAATGTAGACTCCCCGCTTTTTCATAAGCAGGGGAGTTTTTAGATTACTTTTTTAGTTGATCGATAAAACTTTGTAAAATACGACTGGTAAGACCCCATACGATACGTTCTCCGTATTTATAAAAATACTCTGGCGTCTGGTAAGTTCTCTTATCATAAGCGACTCGATTAGCAATCTCTTCAATCGGAAAACCTGTTCCGGGTTCAATAGTGATGTTCATAAACCCAATGGCTGGAGGGGTATCTAATAAATAAGAAAGGGGAATCGTAAACCAATCGTCAACTTCCTCTTTATTAGGCTGTATGTTCTCAAGAGACTTTATATACGCAGCATATGGATGGATTAATCCACGTCTTGGCGTTTCAATTGTAGGAAGAGGGGCTAAAATTGAAACCAATGAACCATCAATACCAAACTCTTCTGTGAGTTCTCTTAGTGCCGCTTCTTCTGGGCTATCGTCACCATTGTCAATTCTTCCTCCTGGAAAACATGTTTCTCCCGGCTGCGCGCTAAGGGTGAGGGCGCGTACTTGGAAGAGCACGTGAAGCTCTTGATCAATAAGGACGAGAGGCAGAAGTACAGCTGCATCTTTATTATTCAGTGTATTTGGTTTTTGTAGCATTAACTTATTTTTAATTTCGTCTACATGTAACACAAAGATCCTCCTTACATAAACTTTTGTGTAAGATCTTTTAACAAAATGGATGAAAGTACCTATAAAATAAAGTACCTTATAAATAAGGAAAGGATGCAACCCTTGCTTCCAAATTGTTCTTTCTTGTCTCTCTCCCCAATTGAGGCGACCTGATGGTCGCCTATTTTTTTCTTTTTTTTTTGAGAAAAGCCGACCATAAGTCAGCTTTTAATAAATGAGCGATAGAAAATCCTCTTTTTCGATGTTTCCAAAGTATGCTTTTAAGTCAATATCTGCTAATGTGTCTTTAATGTCATCGTAATTATAACGATTTCCAATTAACTGATTCTCCAGTTCGGAGACATCAGCTACACCAAAGAAATCACCATATATTTTACAATTCTCTATTACGCCTTTTTTTACATTTAAGCGTAGGTCTATTGAACCCACAGGGAAGCGCTTTGTGCGTTGAATATCAAACGCAGGCGATTTGCCATAGTTCCAATCCCAGTTTTGGTAACGTTTTTTTGATAATGCCTGAATTTCTTCCCACTCATTTTTCGTGAGCTCATGTTCTGGAATTTGAGCTTGGCCACCAAATATATAGCCTAAGAGCATTTGTTTGAATTCATCCATCGTAAGGGGATCTGTTAGGAACTCAGAAATATTGGCCACTCGGCTTCTAATCGATTTAATTCCTTTTGATTTGATCTTGTCATCTTTTACTTTTAATGCGGAAACGACATTTTCAATTTCTGACTGAAGCATTAACGTACCGTGTGAAAACATGCGTCCTTTTGTTGTAAATTGAGCATTGCCAGAAATTTTTCGTTCACCAACTTGAAGGTCATTTCGACCGCTTAATTTAGCGTCCACA
This window encodes:
- a CDS encoding YrhC family protein: MEKEIKSLKFAQQDYQAYSIVFLAVSIFLTIGLWLPAPYRIETTVLFACVIGASLVFSLSCYGLSCHAKKKLEKQS
- a CDS encoding NUDIX hydrolase, with the protein product MLHVDEIKNKLMLQKPNTLNNKDAAVLLPLVLIDQELHVLFQVRALTLSAQPGETCFPGGRIDNGDDSPEEAALRELTEEFGIDGSLVSILAPLPTIETPRRGLIHPYAAYIKSLENIQPNKEEVDDWFTIPLSYLLDTPPAIGFMNITIEPGTGFPIEEIANRVAYDKRTYQTPEYFYKYGERIVWGLTSRILQSFIDQLKK
- a CDS encoding lipoate--protein ligase, producing the protein MKFIDNGNITDPRINLAIEEWSLKNLDPDETYLLFYINEPSIIIGKNQNTFEEINLDYVNDQNLHVVRRLSGGGAVYHDLGNLNFSFITKDDGDSFHNFKKFTEPVVQALQKLGVDAKLSGRNDLQVGERKISGNAQFTTKGRMFSHGTLMLQSEIENVVSALKVKDDKIKSKGIKSIRSRVANISEFLTDPLTMDEFKQMLLGYIFGGQAQIPEHELTKNEWEEIQALSKKRYQNWDWNYGKSPAFDIQRTKRFPVGSIDLRLNVKKGVIENCKIYGDFFGVADVSELENQLIGNRYNYDDIKDTLADIDLKAYFGNIEKEDFLSLIY